The sequence below is a genomic window from Hippocampus zosterae strain Florida chromosome 7, ASM2543408v3, whole genome shotgun sequence.
TCTGGTTTTCCCCTGGCTGGGTGGTCCCGATTGCTCCTTAAAAGGGCTGAAGCTCCTCTCGGCGCAAAGCGATGCCGATGGCGCCATCCGTTATAACGAGGCGACAGTCCCCAAGTGCACCTCCTACAACAACCTGTTTGGCCTCCCTTTGCTGAGCCGCATGGACGCCAATGTGGTCCTCACAGGACACGAGCTGGACACGCTGGCTGTGAGCCAGGCTACGGGATTGGCCAGCGTTGCCCTCCCGCGGGGTGTGGGCTGCCTGCCGCCCGCCCTGCTCCCTTACCTGGAGCAGTTCAAGCGCGTCACGCTGTGGCTGGGTGGCGACGTGCGCTCCTGGGAGGCCTCAAAGATCTTCTCACGCAAGCTGGGCCTGCGCCGCTGCTGGCTGGTGCGACCTGGTGAGTTCCGGCCCTGTCCCGGGGAGGCCCTGGCACAGGGAAAGAACCTAAGCCGCATCGTGGCGAGCGCGATCCCTGCCGCGCACAAGTCCATCGTGTCCTTCAAGCAGCTCCGCGACGACGTGTATGGGGAGATGGTGAATACCGAGCAAGTGGCTGGTGTCAAATGGGCACGTTTTCCTGAGCTCAACAGGATCCTAAAAGGACACCGCAAGGGAGAACTCACGGTTTTTACAGGTGAACAATTGATCcattgtgtgtgagagaaaatGACAGGAATGGCTGAGGGAAGGTGTGTGAATTAGCCCCTTTGCCATCCTCTCACATGCCCATTAAGATGCATTCTGTGTTGTGTGTCGACGTTGTGCAGGTCCCACGGGAAGCGGGAAGACCACCTTCATCAGCGAGCTGGCCCTCGACCTCTGCATGCAGGGCGTCAACACACTTTGGGGCAGCTTTGAGATCAACAACGTGCGTCTGGCCAAGATCATGTTGACGCAGTTCGCCGTGCAGCGGCTGGAGGATAACCTGGAGCAGTACGACTTCTGGGCGGACAAGTTTGAGGAACTGCCGCTCTATTTCATGACCTTCCACGGCCAGCAGAACATTAAGGCGGTTCTGGACACCATGCAGCACGCCGTCTACCTCTACGACATCAACCACGTGGTCATCGACAACCTGCAGTTCATGATGGGACAGGAAAATCTCTCGGTTGACAAGTACGTGAGCGTTTCCGCAAGCTTCAGGGGCTGAAGCAGCAGGCGGCTCATCACCCGATGTTATTTCTGCGCTTAAAACTTCCAGGTTTGCCGTCCAGGACCACATCATCAGCGCGTTCAGGAAATTTGCCACCAACTCCAGCTGCCACGTGACGCTCATCATTCACCCGCGGAAGGAGGAGGACGACCGGGAACTGCAGACGGCCTCCATATTTGGCTCGGCAAAGGTGcgagctgtctttttttttgtcttcgttTTTCCCATTGAGTGATAGACAGAGACAGCTAAAAGCaggaacaaaatacaacaatagCATTTTTGCTAGGCTGTCGCTTTAGAGATGATATGCATGGAGAAAAGAGGAAAATCACTTCTTCACAGGAAAATGAAGTTTGTTGGTCTGTGAATGTGAATTTAAGAAACTGACAACTGTTGattctacaaaaaataaaaacaacacgtgAATAAAACCCGACGCAAAACTCACTTCACTTCATGTCATTTTTGTGACCCAACAGGCCAGCCAAGAGGCGGACAACGTGCTCATCCTGCAGGAGAAGAAGCTGGTGACGTGCCCGGGCCGCCGCTCGCTGCAGGTGACCAAGAACCGCTTTGACGGCGACGTGGGGGTCTTCCCGCTGGACTTTATCAAAGCCTCGCTCACCTTCTCGACGCCCGCCAAAGGCAAACACAAGTTGAGGAAGGTCACCATCAAGCCCGAGGAAGACGAGGGCGATGAGGCTCCCTCCAAGAAGGACACCGCCAAACGAGGGAAGGCGGAAAAACAGCAAAGTAAAGCGGCAAAGTCAACACGTGCTGCAACGCCGAGTGAATGAATAGGTGACTACGTACTTCGTTACAATATGCCAACCCGATCACGTGACTACTACTGTGACAATTTACACACTTGACACACCTGCAcatattttgaataaaatgtttcatCTTGCGATTGTCTTGACGAGGTCTGAAAATTAGAATTAGAGTAGTCTGAAGTTCCGCGCACCAATCCTTGATTCGCAGATGCATGAAACCCACATGTCGGCCTCAAGCTGCGGGGGCTGGactgatttgaaaatgtgataAAGTCATGCATGCCTCGCTTGACATCAGCTGACAGCCATTTCAAATCCTGGCTTCCTCCACAGGAACCGATAAGATCGCCGAGATGTAAACTGCAGGCATTTGGAGTCTTTAAACGGCATCAGCTggaatgaatgtatgtgagGCAAGTGGACGGGGTAAGGTCAACTTGGTCCACATTTAGGGCAATATGCTCTCGGGTTACCCAGCAGGGCCCATTTTGGGGGTGAAATGAGCTGCAGAGTTGTTGACTAATTCTAGTGCAGCTATTATGTACATCCGACACGCTTTGGAATGCCGCAAGCTCACTTGAGCGTCTGGAGCCGACTGGCccgggaggcgggggagggagggggggcgtcTGTAAGTGGCTTTATTAACTGCACAGGCATATTTGCCTGTCATTTAGCTGGAGCACCACACCCACCAAGCAATAGGAGGTCATGTCGGGCATGGAAAAATGTAGGTCACCTCAACACATGCAGGGTGTGCCAGCCCATGTCTTGTGATTTGCAAGAAACATGGGTTTTTGACATGCAATGTAAGGTTAGTTTCAAcattctctttgtttgtgtgctgcACAAACAAGTCTGCGCCGAGGAGGTCCACCATGCGTGACCTCCTTTTGGCATAATTAGAATGCGGAGCAAAGAACAGGTTTGGTCCGGAAACAGCCTTGAAGTCCAAAGCTCTTCTCGGGCACAGGAATACATTTGCAGCAGGgcgttcaaaataaaagcagcagcTCAAATAAAACTTGATTGTGGGTACTTTGTTGTCGTACACGTACTGTAACATTTTTCATTGCCTTAACATCTATTCAAACTTTGGCActcaaagcaaataaaaacactttcactTTATCATACAACAACCAAATTAGCAAACAGAATGATACATAAACCTAAAACATTCTGTCTGAAGTGCTGTATTGCAACTCAAAAAAGTTTTCCTGCAACTTTATTGCAAACCTTCAGCTGACTGAGTAGAGCGCAAAACAACAATAGGTTTTATTGTTGTGACATGCGGATGTGaatgttttaattttgaaagGCACAACCGGATCCTTGTTGCTCGGTTCACTGTTAACTTAACCGCTGCTTGCCCAAGAACCCATCAACAAACTCTCAGTAACCGTCACTGCGCATGGCGCCATTCGCGTCGAATAATGGAGTGTCACCCacgtgaaaatgtgaaaaagtcaCAATTTGGGAGGCCTTAAagttttgtgtctgtgtttttttatctatagcgacgccactcgagtgaagcgcgacaGCTGAACTTGGATTTTGGGAGCGAAACAGCTCCCCCGGACACTTTACCGTCGTCAATGGTAGGtgagctacttttttttctctctcaaaatgTGTTAATATTTTAGTGTTTTGACACTGTAAATAGTACGAAACGCGTCGTGTGTAGCCGACGGTGAGCAAGTCGCGTTAACTCTCTTCGTCGTCGTCAAGGTGTGTGCGTGGGTTCAATATTACCGTGTGAACGAGCTCATGTGACCCAAGGAACGTACACGCGTATCTATATTTTCGCATTTAAACGCGATGGGCCCCACACGAAAACGAATAGGCGCATTCCTTGCCTTATTGTGTGTCGGGTGCAGGAGATGACCAACACACTTAAAAGATATCTGTTGCAGTTCCAAGATTGACTTGTGAGGGGCACTGTGGTGCCACCTGGCATACAGTGTGCAGGAAAAGGCAGGAGGGAGAAGGCTTAAGTTGTAGCTATTTTGCTAACTACATTGCAAATTACTTGACAGACCAAACATATGGGCAATATTGCCTTGAAATCAAATCTGTatgttttcacaaaaatcacacAATTGTAATCTATTTTTTGTaccatctctcacacacacacacacgcactgaggGATTTCTTAAATATTGAACGTCTTGGGAAAAATCACACTTAACCCACACCACGGGATAATTACTCAAGATGAGTTTCGAAAGACCTTTGctatttttaattgattgtaGTCGAAAAGCTCAAATTGGGCCAGATTGTCCGTATATATGCAGCAAGCTTTCGTACAGAATATGGCAGTGACACCGGTGAGAGAAAGGGATTTGTATGCTCCTTCTTTGTTTGTGTACACGAgacaggtttagtgagtttgaTGGTAAGCAAAGTCAACCGTTTCCTGCTCAGACTTGACttgaaacaaaccaaaaatttcAATTCATCCTTATCACCCTGAGCGACAAGACTGACTGGTTGACAATCATGAGTCGAAAATGAGTCCACGTTCAcctctggattaaaaaaaaaagtgagaaccACTGTAACATAATGGTTAAATATCCTTCATAATTAATCTATCCTAGGACTGATTAAACATTGCCTGTTCTTTTCAGAAAGATTTTAGGATGTGACAGTTTCACC
It includes:
- the twnk gene encoding twinkle protein, mitochondrial; the encoded protein is MFWRGTEKPGLTHTHGGQDGDVYGRLKGIKPLCPMWRRLLLRGLSQVGTPKFPSRRHFSSLHFLIHSRGPGALWGFAIRDTGSFLSRTYKKDAKFTVDFPVSTVTVADIKQYLRSKDVHFHDGFSCLHVPSIFVAAASRAERFSLFVDKTTGQFMCMDTQVEGSWEDLQDCLEVMQAEERDFLSPEVLLGYPESAEELEQSERDAREVGSIWSASVPFSDLMEDEVTLIKTMFQITKISNATMKRFGVRLFRPTKSLVFPWLGGPDCSLKGLKLLSAQSDADGAIRYNEATVPKCTSYNNLFGLPLLSRMDANVVLTGHELDTLAVSQATGLASVALPRGVGCLPPALLPYLEQFKRVTLWLGGDVRSWEASKIFSRKLGLRRCWLVRPGEFRPCPGEALAQGKNLSRIVASAIPAAHKSIVSFKQLRDDVYGEMVNTEQVAGVKWARFPELNRILKGHRKGELTVFTGPTGSGKTTFISELALDLCMQGVNTLWGSFEINNVRLAKIMLTQFAVQRLEDNLEQYDFWADKFEELPLYFMTFHGQQNIKAVLDTMQHAVYLYDINHVVIDNLQFMMGQENLSVDKFAVQDHIISAFRKFATNSSCHVTLIIHPRKEEDDRELQTASIFGSAKASQEADNVLILQEKKLVTCPGRRSLQVTKNRFDGDVGVFPLDFIKASLTFSTPAKGKHKLRKVTIKPEEDEGDEAPSKKDTAKRGKAEKQQSKAAKSTRAATPSE